CATAGACCTCGCAGCCGGTCATGACCGGGAAATCATGCAAAATAGCCGCGTGCACCGTGCCCGTGCGCCCGGTCCAGTTGTCCCCGGGTGCCGGTTCGGACAGCACCGGAATGAATTTGAAATTGGCGTGTTCGCGCGCCCAGCGCTCGGGCAGCTCCTTCATGTAGAAATCGCCTACCGATTTCACGCCCCAGTACAGATGCATCGGGCGCCGCAGGCCGGCGTGGAACGCATACTCGACCATGCTTTTCACCGGCGCGAAGCCGGTGGAACCGGCAACAAAAATGATCGGCCGGTCCGAATCTTCGCGCAGATAGAACGATCCGAGCGGCCCCTCGCAGCGCAGGGTGTCGCCGGGCTTCATGGCGTTGAACACGTACGTCGTGAAGGCGCCGCCGGGAACCAGCTTGACGTGCAGCTCGATCAATTCGGATTCGTGCGGCGCGGTGGCGAAGGAGAACGCGCGCCGCTCGCGGTCCTCGAGCACGATATTGATGTACTGCCCGGCGTGGAAACGGATGGGCTCCGGGTCGAGCGGCTTGAGCATTACGCGCATGACGTCAACCGTGAGCAACTCCTGTTGCTCCACCCGCGCCATGAAAGTGCGGATCGGGATGTCGCGCACCACGCCGATGTTCTCGCATTCGAGATCGAGATCGGACAGCGGCGTGGCGCAGCACATCAGGGCCTTGCCGGCGCGCCGCTCTTCCTCCGTCAGCGCGCTTTCCTGGTAGGCGCCGTGATCCACGCTGCCCTGCAGGACGGTGCACTTGCATTCGCCGCAACCGCCGCTGCGGCACTCGAACGGCAGCGCGATGCCGGCGCGCAGGCCGGCTTCGAGGATCGACTCGCCCGGATGCGCCACGACAATGTCATCGCCGGGACGAAGCGTGAGCCGGAACCCTTTGGCGGCGCGGCGCACCGGTGGCAGCCACGGCAACAGTACCAGCAGGCCGGTGCCGCCCAGCACCAGCCACCATGTTTTCTCCGGCGACCAGGCATAAATCAGCGGGAAGACCGCCAGATAAAACCAGTCGAACTTCAGATCGGTAATCACCGTGTCCAGGTTCGCCGGGCCCTGGCTCAGCACCGGCCACACCAGGCTGAGAACGATCAGCGCCAGCAGCAACGGCAGCGCCAGCCGGCGCGGCGGGTTGGTCTCGGCCCTGGCCACGCGCTGCGTGTGCACCCACAGCACCAGCAGCAGCATCAGCGAGATGCCGATGTGCATGAAGGCCAGCAGCGAGAACAGGCGGTCGTTGACGCTGCCCTCGTGCAGGAAATTGCGCGCCATCGGCTCGGAGAAAATCGGCAGCCAGTCGAGCCACTCCGCCGTCGCGATGGTGATGAATTGCGCCAGCCGGTCCCACGGCAGCATGAAGCCGTTGATGCCGGAGGCATACACCAGCCACAGCACGAACACCCCGGTCACCCAGGAGAACCAGCGAAAGCCGCGGTAGTGATCGAACGCGAAATGGCGCAGCAGGTGCAGCCCCATCGCCAGCACCATCCCGTCCGAGGCGTAACGGTGCAGGCCGCGCATGATCTGCCCGATATAAAAATGATAGTGCGTGATGCGCTCGACCGAGGTATAGGCCTCTTTCACGCCGGTATCGAGGAAAATATACAGATACACGCCGCTCACCACGGCGATCCAGGTCATCAGGTAGGCGATGGCGCCCAGGTGGTAGAGCGGGTTGAGCCGGTCCCCGAATACGAGATTGAACAGCTTTTCGAGGCGCAGAAAAAACCACTGCGCCGTCCGCCGCACATAATGCATGATCAAGATTCTCCCGAAACAGGCATATCCAAGCGCATTGGTAACAGGCGCATTGTCCGACAACCTTGATGCAAATCAACAGGGTATGCAAAACAAATGGTCTTTATGTGAGAAAATTGACGTGCTTGGCTGCGGTGCGCTAGCTTAACCTTTTATTGCATAGGTCTATTGGAGCCCCATGGCGAAAAAATCCAGCACCTCTCCCAACTTTGAAACCGCGCTCGCGGAGCTGGAGAAGATCGTGGAAAAAATGGAATCCGGCGAGCAGTCGCTGGAGGAATCCCTGAAGTCGTTTCAGCGCGGCATCGAGCTGACGCGTGCCTGCCAGCAGGGACTGCGCGAGGCCGAGCAGCGCGTGGAAAAGCTGGTCCAGAAAAATGGCGAATTCGCCACCGAACCTCTCGACAACCAGAACGAGTAGTCCGGCATTGTCTGCTTTCCCCGAACAACTCCGGCGCTTCCAGCACCGCGTCGAACACGCGCTGGACGCGTGCCTGCCCGCCGCCGCACAGGCGCCGGCGCGCCTGCATGAAGCCATGCGCTACGTCACGCTGAACGGCGGCAAGCGCGTGCGCGCCAGCCTGGTTTACGCCGCCGGCCAGGCCGTCGGCGCGCCCGACGCGGCGCTCGATGTTCCGGCCTGCGCGGTGGAACTGATTCACGCCTACTCGCTGGTGCACGACGATCTGCCGTGCATGGATGATGACGACCTGCGCCGCGGCAAACCGACCTGTCACAAGGCCTACGACGAGGCCACCGCGCTGCTGGCGGGCGACGCCTTGCAATCGCTGGCCTTCGAAATTCTGGCGCGCGACCCGGCGCTGACGATCGGCCCCGCCCGGCGTCTGCATATGATCATGTTGCTGGCGGGAGCCGCCGGCTCGCACGGCATGGCCGGCGGCCAGGCGATCGACCTCGCCTCCGGCGGCAAGACGCTGACGCTGGCACAGCTCGAGGACATGCACCTGCGCAAGACCGGCGCGCTGATCCGCGCGTCAGTCCTGCTCGGCGCCCATGCCCGCGAAGACGTAGCGGCGGAAAAACTGGCGGCGCTCGAAAACTACAGCCATGCCATCGGCCTGGCGTTCCA
The DNA window shown above is from Sulfuricaulis limicola and carries:
- a CDS encoding exodeoxyribonuclease VII small subunit, yielding MAKKSSTSPNFETALAELEKIVEKMESGEQSLEESLKSFQRGIELTRACQQGLREAEQRVEKLVQKNGEFATEPLDNQNE
- a CDS encoding FAD-binding oxidoreductase, whose protein sequence is MHYVRRTAQWFFLRLEKLFNLVFGDRLNPLYHLGAIAYLMTWIAVVSGVYLYIFLDTGVKEAYTSVERITHYHFYIGQIMRGLHRYASDGMVLAMGLHLLRHFAFDHYRGFRWFSWVTGVFVLWLVYASGINGFMLPWDRLAQFITIATAEWLDWLPIFSEPMARNFLHEGSVNDRLFSLLAFMHIGISLMLLLVLWVHTQRVARAETNPPRRLALPLLLALIVLSLVWPVLSQGPANLDTVITDLKFDWFYLAVFPLIYAWSPEKTWWLVLGGTGLLVLLPWLPPVRRAAKGFRLTLRPGDDIVVAHPGESILEAGLRAGIALPFECRSGGCGECKCTVLQGSVDHGAYQESALTEEERRAGKALMCCATPLSDLDLECENIGVVRDIPIRTFMARVEQQELLTVDVMRVMLKPLDPEPIRFHAGQYINIVLEDRERRAFSFATAPHESELIELHVKLVPGGAFTTYVFNAMKPGDTLRCEGPLGSFYLREDSDRPIIFVAGSTGFAPVKSMVEYAFHAGLRRPMHLYWGVKSVGDFYMKELPERWAREHANFKFIPVLSEPAPGDNWTGRTGTVHAAILHDFPVMTGCEVYACGSVGMVESAHAAFLQKGMTEDRCFSDAFNFAPHIKGQGGEVIQTSN
- a CDS encoding polyprenyl synthetase family protein — encoded protein: MSAFPEQLRRFQHRVEHALDACLPAAAQAPARLHEAMRYVTLNGGKRVRASLVYAAGQAVGAPDAALDVPACAVELIHAYSLVHDDLPCMDDDDLRRGKPTCHKAYDEATALLAGDALQSLAFEILARDPALTIGPARRLHMIMLLAGAAGSHGMAGGQAIDLASGGKTLTLAQLEDMHLRKTGALIRASVLLGAHAREDVAAEKLAALENYSHAIGLAFQITDDILDVEGKAEMLGKNPGMDRARGKSTYPQVLGLAEAKARAQVLQTQALESLAPLEDNGRVLARLAGFIIERRQ